In the Malaya genurostris strain Urasoe2022 chromosome 1, Malgen_1.1, whole genome shotgun sequence genome, one interval contains:
- the LOC131425588 gene encoding PH and SEC7 domain-containing protein isoform X6, translating to MMTGDLILNLSRTPQSSGILPQAKAKIDSLRDSPSHRASTKRKNGAIAPHAKCDSSPSSPSSESNSENQHSKQQQQSVQDQQMSKKRSRSQQQAEEDDEDGADEQTHNDQNTGSSIESIVNSSSKKLSGGSYQNNNHNNNNRIAEEQHEQQGLNSRHGSSGSAAATAASGGAGRTIGSSSNSGGSSVDAADEEENADDFMDLGSNRTNTSGCVSSSLLGERNSARRDVRPGQDGSNNSVSTQQPAVGTGSDSVDSSSTAVTNGDLRHHRHHYHSDRERIKSSSSAASSGGGATVKSDSSPEMSYSVPTSPTSLSAAPILDGYSSSLKKRDMLLANSVPTSPETGMQESVRRSGSGLPHHPHHYHHHHHHHHHNQHLSGAISNQPPNSAVVGGSSNLVSATMSAAGAGISGAVVRKCDAAGFRTSRSEDHLQQTQRDGGIGAVVPIDIDEDVNSSLNTLLDTRHDSEEVQGSDHDRIVWTYNAPVSQNNGGGGGTMMGTGIITSPISHPSSMSSSPQRSASDSPASPTSVSSSVMSSSGGSKGANDHTHNGYSNSGFEGGRGGSGTHSNLQSLSCQNGGGGGGHGVGGGGSTMDQSVSEAVSNISSPDYQDEHDLLSTRDLAAMAISDPSDSDSTILVSETTHRVHDRDRDRDHKIVIQVKGMQQQLQQHAHNQQQQLDSVRYTELKDSEDELATLTDDMPAMGPLGGHDGQFGSGGRESSPPVSDDGSDVDSLHSFHYSPKAVDLPSAERLAKRLYYLEGFKKSDVSRHLSKNNDFSRAVADEYLKFFLFERLTLDEALRLFLKQFSLSGETQERERVLVHFSKRYLDCNLGSFNSQDAVHTLTCAIMLLNTDLHGQNIGRKMTCSEFIENLSELNDGENFPKDILKQLYQAIKSQPLEWALDDDSPDQQKLGPGRTEGGNLGGNGGNGNGGNMQGCPVGMNPFLDPPQPAAIEYKKGYVMRKCCYDTNNKKSCCAFFTAPFGKRSWKMFYCTLRDLVLYLHKDEHGFRKNQMSDNVHNAIRLHHALATKASDYTKKQHVFRLQTAEQSEYLFQTSDSKELQSWIDTINFVCASFSAPPLEGGVGSQKRFQRPLLPCTHTKLLLREQLASHEDQVNKLENLLAEHKRSTIPTKGLALQNYKEKEAYLLYELKRYKTYYYLLSSRMNSDQALDFENLLTLGESGVLMETDEILQRNRQNSAGGGGGSGGELMVGSFGSAGANQAIIQQQPLSQQSQQQFQLQTGGGGGGGIVGDNNLTGLGPISSSTTSNRIHATVTQPLRKSTDGC from the exons ATGATGACCGGTGATCTTATCCTGAATCTCTCGCGGACACCACAGAGCTCGGGAATACTACCGCAGGCCAAGGCTAAG ATCGACAGCCTACGGGACTCTCCCAGTCATCGGGCCAGTACGAAGCGGAAAAACGGTGCCATCGCACCGCACGCCAAGTGTGACTCGTCACCGTCGTCACCGTCAAGCGAGAGTAATTCGGAAAACCAGCACAGTAAACAGCAACAGCAGAGTGTTCAGGATCAACAGATGTCGAAGAAGAGAAGCCGCAGCCAGCAGCAGGCAGAAGAGGATGACGAGGATGGTGCCGATGAGCAGACACACAATGATCAGAATACCGGCAGTTCGATAGAGTCGATTGTGAACAGTAGCAGCAAAAAACTCAGTGGCGGTAGCTATCAGAACAACaatcacaacaataacaaccggATCGCGGAGGAACAGCACGAACAGCAGGGATTGAACTCGAGGCATGGCAGCAGTGGATCGGCGGCTgctactgctgctagtggtggtgcCGGGCGAACCATTGGCAGCAGTAGCAACAGCGGAGGAAGCAGCGTCGATGCAGCGGATGAGGAGGAGAATGCCGATGATTTTATGGACCTAGGAAGTAACCGAACAAACACTAGCGGCTGTGTGTCATCCTCGCTGCTGGGCGAGCGCAACTCCGCCCGACGAGACGTCCGGCCCGGGCAGGATGGCAGTAATAATAGTGTTAGCACTCAGCAACCAGCCGTCGGAACGGGAAGCGATAGTGTTGATAGTAGTAGTACGGCTGTTACCAACGGAGATTTACGTCACCATCGCCATCATTATCATTCCGACCGGGAACGCATCAAATCTTCCTCGTCCGCTGCTTCGTCCGGCGGAGGAGCCACCGTTAAAAGTGATAGCTCACCGGAAATGAGCTACTCTGTGCCAACGTCTCCAACATCACTGTCGGCTGCACCCATTTTGGACGGGTATTCGTCTTCGCTGAAAAAGAGAGACATGCTGCTGGCAAATTCGGTTCCCACCAGTCCGGAAACGGGAATGCAAGAAAGCGTTCGCCGGAGCGGTAGTGGCCTTCCCCATCATCCTCATCACTATCACCATCAccatcaccaccaccatcacAATCAGCATCTCAGTGGCGCCATCAGCAATCAGCCTCCGAACAGTGCCGTGGTCGGTGGAAGTTCTAATCTCGTCAGTGCCACCATGAGTGCAGCCGGTGCCGGTATCAGTGGGGCAGTGGTGCGAAAGTGTGACGCCGCCGGTTTCCGCACCAGCCGATCCGAAGATCACCTGCAGCAAACACAGCGAGACGGTGGTATTGGGGCGGTGGTTCCGATCGATATCGACGAAGACGTGAACAGTTCGCTTAACACACTGCTCGACACACGGCATGATTCCGAGGAAGTTCAGGGTTCCGATCACGATCGGATCGTGTGGACGTACAATGCTCCTGTGTCGCAAAATAATGGTGGTGGTGGCGGAACTATGATGGGAACCGGAATTATTACATCTCCCATTTCGCACCCCAGTTCGATGAGTTCATCGCCTCAACGATCGGCCAGCGATAGTCCGGCGTCGCCTACTTCCGTGTCCTCATCTGTGATGTCCTCGTCGGGCGGTTCTAAAGGTGCCAATGATCATACCCACAACGGGTACAGTAACAGTGGTTTCGAGGGTGGCCGAGGGGGCAGCGGGACGCATAGTAATCTGCAAAGTTTAAGCTGCCAGAAcggtggcggcggcggcggccatGGGGTAGGCGGTGGAGGCAGCACAATGGACCAGAGTGTTTCGGAAGCGGTCTCGAACATTTCCAGTCCGGACTACCAGGATGAGCACGATCTGCTCAGCACACGGGATTTGGCGGCGATGGCCATCAGCGATCCCAGTGATTCCGATTCAACGATACTGGTTTCGGAGACAACCCATCGAGTGCACGATCGCGATCGTGACCgtgatcataaaattgtgatacaGGTTAAGGGAATGCAACAGCAGCTGCAGCAGCATGCCCacaaccaacaacaacaactggaCAGTGTACGCTATACCGAGCTTAAAGATTCGGAAGACGAACTGGCAACACTGACCGACGATATGCCAGCGATGGGACCCCTGGGGGGACACGACGGTCAGTTCGGAAGTGGTGGCCGCGAATCGTCACCACCCGTTTCGGACGATGGTAGTGACGTGGATTCGCTGCACTCGTTCCATTATTCGCCGAAAGCGGTCGACCTACCGTCGGCCGAACGGCTGGCAAAGCGTTTGTACTATCTCGAGGGCTTTAAGAAAAGTGACGTTTCACGTCATCTAAGTAAAAA CAATGACTTCAGCCGTGCAGTTGCCGATGAATATCTGAAATTTTTCCTGTTCGAACGGTTAACACTTGACGAAGCCCTGCGGTTGTTTCTGAAACAGTTTTCCCTATCCGGTGAAACGCAGGAACGCGAACGGGTTCTGGTGCACTTCTCCAAGCGCTACCTCGATTGTAATCTGGGTTCTTTCAATTCGCAAG ATGCCGTTCACACACTAACATGTGCAATAATGTTGCTCAACACGGACCTGCACGGTCAAAACATAGGCCGCAAAATGACGTGTTCggaattcattgaaaatctGAGCGAACTGAACGATGGAGAAAATTTCCCGAAAGATATTCTTAAACAGCTGTACCAAGCTATCAAATCGCAACCGCTCGAATGGGCTCT GGATGACGATTCTCCGGATCAGCAGAAACTCGGACCCGGTCGCACGGAGGGTGGTAATCTGGGTGGAAACGGTGGCAACGGTAACGGCGGAAATATGCAGGGATGTCCGGTGGGTATGAATCCGTTCCTGGATCCTCCCCAGCCGGCTGCCATCGAGTACAAGAAAGGCTACGTGATGCGAAAGTGCTGTTACGACACGAACAACAAAAAAA GTTGTTGTGCTTTTTTTACAGCTCCGTTCGGCAAGCGCTCGTGGAAGATGTTCTACTGCACCCTGCGGGATCTGGTGCTGTATCTGCACAAAGATGAGCACGGTTTCCGCAAAAATCAGATGTCCGACAACGTGCACAACGCGATTCGACTGCACCATGCCCTCGCGACCAAGGCCAGCGATTACACCAAAAAGCAGCATGTCTTTCGGTTGCAAACGGCTGAACAGTCCGAATATCTGTTCCAGACCAGTGATTCCAAGGAACTGCAGTCCTGGATCGATACGATCAATTTCGTATGCGCTTCGTTTTCGGCTCCACCCCTAGAGGGAGGAGTCGGCAGTCAGAAACGGTTCCAGAGGCCGCTACTACCCTGCACTCACACCAAGCTGCTGTTG CGTGAACAGTTGGCATCCCACGAAGATCAAGTCAACAAACTAGAAAATCTGCTGGCGGAACACAAGCGATCAACGATTCCTACCAAGGGCTTGGCTCTGCAGAACTACAAAGAGAAAGAGGCTTATCTGCTTTACGAG CTGAAACGCTACAAAACGTACTACTACCTGCTGAGCTCACGCATGAACTCGGATCAGGCTCTGGATTTCGAGAATCTGCTGACGCTCGGAGAAAGTGGGGTTCTGATGGAAACGGACGAAATTCTACAGCGGAATCGGCAAAATAGtgccggtggtggtggtggcagTGGCGGTGAACTGATGGTTGGTAGCTTTGGGAGCGCAGGCGCAAACCAGGCCATCATCCAGCAGCAACCGCTCAGTCAGCAAAGTCAGCAACAATTTCAGCTGCAGACTGGTGGTGGCGGTGGCGGCGGCATCGTTGGCGATAACAACTTGACTGGGCTGGGTCCTATCAGTAGCAGCACCACATCCAACAG
- the LOC131425588 gene encoding PH and SEC7 domain-containing protein isoform X3 yields the protein MAEEELMVVLRKSEDATFGFSLLRTDGFPHVIYDIVENSPAAECGEVEAGDVIVKVNGTDVHGFTTKDVLKCLRLSTDPVTLELKRDPKIKAHVRKYLASISNQHPHSDGHQLQYSNPSSPIHNRHSPASPLSERGPSRIQSPAFTGGSNAGRYGHRTCTSDPSCRPSRIPQAVLAPKNSWSAPQSPHGVKVPRPSQIPTANGTSPSVLPQQQSSHHQQSYQQQHSNQYSSSGSPFFQQQQQPPKKGFEAYMMTGDLILNLSRTPQSSGILPQAKAKIDSLRDSPSHRASTKRKNGAIAPHAKCDSSPSSPSSESNSENQHSKQQQQSVQDQQMSKKRSRSQQQAEEDDEDGADEQTHNDQNTGSSIESIVNSSSKKLSGGSYQNNNHNNNNRIAEEQHEQQGLNSRHGSSGSAAATAASGGAGRTIGSSSNSGGSSVDAADEEENADDFMDLGSNRTNTSGCVSSSLLGERNSARRDVRPGQDGSNNSVSTQQPAVGTGSDSVDSSSTAVTNGDLRHHRHHYHSDRERIKSSSSAASSGGGATVKSDSSPEMSYSVPTSPTSLSAAPILDGYSSSLKKRDMLLANSVPTSPETGMQESVRRSGSGLPHHPHHYHHHHHHHHHNQHLSGAISNQPPNSAVVGGSSNLVSATMSAAGAGISGAVVRKCDAAGFRTSRSEDHLQQTQRDGGIGAVVPIDIDEDVNSSLNTLLDTRHDSEEVQGSDHDRIVWTYNAPVSQNNGGGGGTMMGTGIITSPISHPSSMSSSPQRSASDSPASPTSVSSSVMSSSGGSKGANDHTHNGYSNSGFEGGRGGSGTHSNLQSLSCQNGGGGGGHGVGGGGSTMDQSVSEAVSNISSPDYQDEHDLLSTRDLAAMAISDPSDSDSTILVSETTHRVHDRDRDRDHKIVIQVKGMQQQLQQHAHNQQQQLDSVRYTELKDSEDELATLTDDMPAMGPLGGHDGQFGSGGRESSPPVSDDGSDVDSLHSFHYSPKAVDLPSAERLAKRLYYLEGFKKSDVSRHLSKNNDFSRAVADEYLKFFLFERLTLDEALRLFLKQFSLSGETQERERVLVHFSKRYLDCNLGSFNSQDAVHTLTCAIMLLNTDLHGQNIGRKMTCSEFIENLSELNDGENFPKDILKQLYQAIKSQPLEWALDDDSPDQQKLGPGRTEGGNLGGNGGNGNGGNMQGCPVGMNPFLDPPQPAAIEYKKGYVMRKCCYDTNNKKSCCAFFTAPFGKRSWKMFYCTLRDLVLYLHKDEHGFRKNQMSDNVHNAIRLHHALATKASDYTKKQHVFRLQTAEQSEYLFQTSDSKELQSWIDTINFVCASFSAPPLEGGVGSQKRFQRPLLPCTHTKLLLREQLASHEDQVNKLENLLAEHKRSTIPTKGLALQNYKEKEAYLLYELKRYKTYYYLLSSRMNSDQALDFENLLTLGESGVLMETDEILQRNRQNSAGGGGGSGGELMVGSFGSAGANQAIIQQQPLSQQSQQQFQLQTGGGGGGGIVGDNNLTGLGPISSSTTSNRNDSRMYKT from the exons ACCCGAAAATCAAAGCCCACGTCCGGAAGTATCTGGCCTCGATCAGCAACCAGCACCCGCACTCGGACGGCCATCAGTTGCAGTATTCTAATCCCTCGTCGCCAATTCACAACCGACACTCGCCGGCATCGCCACTTTCCGAGCGGGGTCCGAGCCGAATTCAGTCGCCGGCATTCACCGGCGGTAGCAACGCCGGTCGGTACGGGCACCGGACCTGCACATCCGATCCGTCATGTCGCCCGTCGCGCATTCCACAGGCCGTGCTGGCCCCGAAAAACTCCTGGAGTGCACCGCAGTCTCCGCACGGTGTCAAAGTGCCGCGCCCATCGCAAATTCCGACCGCCAATGGAACGTCGCCATCGGTGCTGCCACAGCAGCAAAGTAGTCATCATCAGCAGTCATACCAGCAACAGCACAGTAACCAGTATTCATCGTCGGGATCGCCGTTtttccagcagcagcagcaaccccCGAAAAAGGGATTCGAAGCATACATGATGACCGGTGATCTTATCCTGAATCTCTCGCGGACACCACAGAGCTCGGGAATACTACCGCAGGCCAAGGCTAAG ATCGACAGCCTACGGGACTCTCCCAGTCATCGGGCCAGTACGAAGCGGAAAAACGGTGCCATCGCACCGCACGCCAAGTGTGACTCGTCACCGTCGTCACCGTCAAGCGAGAGTAATTCGGAAAACCAGCACAGTAAACAGCAACAGCAGAGTGTTCAGGATCAACAGATGTCGAAGAAGAGAAGCCGCAGCCAGCAGCAGGCAGAAGAGGATGACGAGGATGGTGCCGATGAGCAGACACACAATGATCAGAATACCGGCAGTTCGATAGAGTCGATTGTGAACAGTAGCAGCAAAAAACTCAGTGGCGGTAGCTATCAGAACAACaatcacaacaataacaaccggATCGCGGAGGAACAGCACGAACAGCAGGGATTGAACTCGAGGCATGGCAGCAGTGGATCGGCGGCTgctactgctgctagtggtggtgcCGGGCGAACCATTGGCAGCAGTAGCAACAGCGGAGGAAGCAGCGTCGATGCAGCGGATGAGGAGGAGAATGCCGATGATTTTATGGACCTAGGAAGTAACCGAACAAACACTAGCGGCTGTGTGTCATCCTCGCTGCTGGGCGAGCGCAACTCCGCCCGACGAGACGTCCGGCCCGGGCAGGATGGCAGTAATAATAGTGTTAGCACTCAGCAACCAGCCGTCGGAACGGGAAGCGATAGTGTTGATAGTAGTAGTACGGCTGTTACCAACGGAGATTTACGTCACCATCGCCATCATTATCATTCCGACCGGGAACGCATCAAATCTTCCTCGTCCGCTGCTTCGTCCGGCGGAGGAGCCACCGTTAAAAGTGATAGCTCACCGGAAATGAGCTACTCTGTGCCAACGTCTCCAACATCACTGTCGGCTGCACCCATTTTGGACGGGTATTCGTCTTCGCTGAAAAAGAGAGACATGCTGCTGGCAAATTCGGTTCCCACCAGTCCGGAAACGGGAATGCAAGAAAGCGTTCGCCGGAGCGGTAGTGGCCTTCCCCATCATCCTCATCACTATCACCATCAccatcaccaccaccatcacAATCAGCATCTCAGTGGCGCCATCAGCAATCAGCCTCCGAACAGTGCCGTGGTCGGTGGAAGTTCTAATCTCGTCAGTGCCACCATGAGTGCAGCCGGTGCCGGTATCAGTGGGGCAGTGGTGCGAAAGTGTGACGCCGCCGGTTTCCGCACCAGCCGATCCGAAGATCACCTGCAGCAAACACAGCGAGACGGTGGTATTGGGGCGGTGGTTCCGATCGATATCGACGAAGACGTGAACAGTTCGCTTAACACACTGCTCGACACACGGCATGATTCCGAGGAAGTTCAGGGTTCCGATCACGATCGGATCGTGTGGACGTACAATGCTCCTGTGTCGCAAAATAATGGTGGTGGTGGCGGAACTATGATGGGAACCGGAATTATTACATCTCCCATTTCGCACCCCAGTTCGATGAGTTCATCGCCTCAACGATCGGCCAGCGATAGTCCGGCGTCGCCTACTTCCGTGTCCTCATCTGTGATGTCCTCGTCGGGCGGTTCTAAAGGTGCCAATGATCATACCCACAACGGGTACAGTAACAGTGGTTTCGAGGGTGGCCGAGGGGGCAGCGGGACGCATAGTAATCTGCAAAGTTTAAGCTGCCAGAAcggtggcggcggcggcggccatGGGGTAGGCGGTGGAGGCAGCACAATGGACCAGAGTGTTTCGGAAGCGGTCTCGAACATTTCCAGTCCGGACTACCAGGATGAGCACGATCTGCTCAGCACACGGGATTTGGCGGCGATGGCCATCAGCGATCCCAGTGATTCCGATTCAACGATACTGGTTTCGGAGACAACCCATCGAGTGCACGATCGCGATCGTGACCgtgatcataaaattgtgatacaGGTTAAGGGAATGCAACAGCAGCTGCAGCAGCATGCCCacaaccaacaacaacaactggaCAGTGTACGCTATACCGAGCTTAAAGATTCGGAAGACGAACTGGCAACACTGACCGACGATATGCCAGCGATGGGACCCCTGGGGGGACACGACGGTCAGTTCGGAAGTGGTGGCCGCGAATCGTCACCACCCGTTTCGGACGATGGTAGTGACGTGGATTCGCTGCACTCGTTCCATTATTCGCCGAAAGCGGTCGACCTACCGTCGGCCGAACGGCTGGCAAAGCGTTTGTACTATCTCGAGGGCTTTAAGAAAAGTGACGTTTCACGTCATCTAAGTAAAAA CAATGACTTCAGCCGTGCAGTTGCCGATGAATATCTGAAATTTTTCCTGTTCGAACGGTTAACACTTGACGAAGCCCTGCGGTTGTTTCTGAAACAGTTTTCCCTATCCGGTGAAACGCAGGAACGCGAACGGGTTCTGGTGCACTTCTCCAAGCGCTACCTCGATTGTAATCTGGGTTCTTTCAATTCGCAAG ATGCCGTTCACACACTAACATGTGCAATAATGTTGCTCAACACGGACCTGCACGGTCAAAACATAGGCCGCAAAATGACGTGTTCggaattcattgaaaatctGAGCGAACTGAACGATGGAGAAAATTTCCCGAAAGATATTCTTAAACAGCTGTACCAAGCTATCAAATCGCAACCGCTCGAATGGGCTCT GGATGACGATTCTCCGGATCAGCAGAAACTCGGACCCGGTCGCACGGAGGGTGGTAATCTGGGTGGAAACGGTGGCAACGGTAACGGCGGAAATATGCAGGGATGTCCGGTGGGTATGAATCCGTTCCTGGATCCTCCCCAGCCGGCTGCCATCGAGTACAAGAAAGGCTACGTGATGCGAAAGTGCTGTTACGACACGAACAACAAAAAAA GTTGTTGTGCTTTTTTTACAGCTCCGTTCGGCAAGCGCTCGTGGAAGATGTTCTACTGCACCCTGCGGGATCTGGTGCTGTATCTGCACAAAGATGAGCACGGTTTCCGCAAAAATCAGATGTCCGACAACGTGCACAACGCGATTCGACTGCACCATGCCCTCGCGACCAAGGCCAGCGATTACACCAAAAAGCAGCATGTCTTTCGGTTGCAAACGGCTGAACAGTCCGAATATCTGTTCCAGACCAGTGATTCCAAGGAACTGCAGTCCTGGATCGATACGATCAATTTCGTATGCGCTTCGTTTTCGGCTCCACCCCTAGAGGGAGGAGTCGGCAGTCAGAAACGGTTCCAGAGGCCGCTACTACCCTGCACTCACACCAAGCTGCTGTTG CGTGAACAGTTGGCATCCCACGAAGATCAAGTCAACAAACTAGAAAATCTGCTGGCGGAACACAAGCGATCAACGATTCCTACCAAGGGCTTGGCTCTGCAGAACTACAAAGAGAAAGAGGCTTATCTGCTTTACGAG CTGAAACGCTACAAAACGTACTACTACCTGCTGAGCTCACGCATGAACTCGGATCAGGCTCTGGATTTCGAGAATCTGCTGACGCTCGGAGAAAGTGGGGTTCTGATGGAAACGGACGAAATTCTACAGCGGAATCGGCAAAATAGtgccggtggtggtggtggcagTGGCGGTGAACTGATGGTTGGTAGCTTTGGGAGCGCAGGCGCAAACCAGGCCATCATCCAGCAGCAACCGCTCAGTCAGCAAAGTCAGCAACAATTTCAGCTGCAGACTGGTGGTGGCGGTGGCGGCGGCATCGTTGGCGATAACAACTTGACTGGGCTGGGTCCTATCAGTAGCAGCACCACATCCAACAG